TCTAAACCACTGATGCTGAAAGACTTTAATGTGCACAAAGAAACCTCACATTggtgacagggagagagaggaaggagggtggggaggaCGGAGGCCCAGGGAAACCAGAGCTATGGAGACAGAGGCCTTAGGGAAGAGGAGATGGCTGGGAGGAGGGCTGAGGGGTGGGCGAGGCAGAGAAGCCCATCCCTTGCTGAGAGGAGAGGGGGTCAGGGCGGCGGCAGAGGCAGGCTCTTGCTTCATCAGGCTGGTCAGCATGTGGCCGCCTCTGGCCTTGATGCTTCGCTTCCTCCAGTTCCCTGAGCCTGTTCACTTCCTGCTGGAGCCAGGAGCCCTGGGCTGCCCTGACCCTGCTCTTTTAGATGTCTTTCCAGGGGCTGAAGTACTGGGCCTGTGGCGAGGAGAAAAGCAGGCTGTGAGGGCCTGGGCCCAGGTGTCGCCCACTGCCCTGCAGGCCCTGCAGCTCCCCGGGCTGGCGGTGTCCATTCAGCACCCGTTGCAGGCTCATGCCAGGGACCGAGTGAGCAGGATGCCTGGGTTCACAGTGCTGGCGAGGCCACAGCGGTCATCAGGCTACGTGACTGTACAAGTGGTCTGCCAGGGCCCCCCTGCCGGGCCCTGAATCACTTTTCCTTCTTCTCGTGACAAGCACGCTGCTCCCACCAGAGGCTGGTGAGATCTAGTTCCTTGGGGCGTGAGGGTGAGGTTTGTTCTCTAGCCTTCTCAGAGACTTGGCGAAATCTGAGACCCAAACCACAGGCTGTGGCCCACGTGTCAGCCCTAAGTCAGAGGTTATGGGGTAAGGACGGGAGAGGAGTCAAGAGGAGGCAGGCTAGGAGTGGAGGGGCActggtggtggggtgggaggtggtcCTCACAGGTCCTGTGCCCCTCCACAGAGGGCTGGGGGCTCAGGCAGGGAGACCCCGAGCCGGCCCAGCAGGGTGCTGCTTGGAGAGATGGGGCTGGAAGGGAGGGCACCAGCACAGGGGCTGAAGTTGGTTAGGTTGGAGGCTTGGGAGTCAGGCTGCCTCATGCCCTGATTCTGACATTCGCACAAGCTGCCTGCGTCATGGGGGTAAGCCATCGAGCCTCTCAGGGCCTCTGGTTAGCCtgctcctctgtaaaatgggctccTGGTAACACCTGCCTCACGGGGGTTGTGTGGGTTCTTATAGAAACAGATCTTCATTCAAGAAACACTAGCTGTGAATATCATACCTACAAGCTCTGAGAAGACTCGGCGGGGGTAGGGGGTGTAGTGGAGAGGACCCAGGCAGCCTGGGAGCCTTCCTCCTAACACAGCAGGAGGCCAGCCTCAAGCCCACAGCACAAGTGGGCAGACGGTGAACAGCTGGGGCCCCTTCCTGGCACTGCTCGTGACAGACTGGCACTCTGGGTCCAGACTTTTCCCTCTCCAGGGCAACTTTCCTTTGCATTTCCTAAGGACTGCGCTTCTCTGTGTCCCCTTCCCTCCACACCCACCCTGggcactggatttttttttttttttttttttttgagatggagtctcgccctgtcgcccaggctggagtgcagtggcgcaatctgggctcactgcaacctctgcctcctgggttcaagcgatttctcctgcctcaaactccagagtagctgggattacaggtgcccgccaccatgcccggctaattttttgtatatttggtagagacgggtttcatcatgttggccaggctggtctcctgaccttgtgatcctcccacctcggtctcccatagtgctggggttacaggcgtgagccaccatgcctggcctttggcACTGGATTCTTGATAAGAATGATGAAGGCCCCTCAAGCgtccccacccttcccccacaTGCCCGCTCCACCCACGTCCCTGCCAGGAGCTCAGCAGCTGCAGCGAGGGTGGCTGCGCCGGTGGCTCTGGCCAGCCCTGCCTGACCACTTCCCGCCCCTCCCAGGTCTGGGGGCTGAGGGGGCACCACCTGGGGCTGGCAGTGGGTCAGAAGCTCCTGCCAGCGGATGTAGGTCTGGGTAGCCAGGTCCTTGAGCATGGTGTGGTGCGTGGCCTGGGGGCTCTCCCGGATCTGTGCGCTGATGTGGCGATCCAACTGCATGCACAGCAGCTGCAGCTCGCCCTGCGGAGGCGGAGGGAGGCCGAGAGGCGAGTGTAGCACGAGCCAGGCACATCCAAAGCAGGGCAGGAGGAGAACAAATTCAGACAAAGGAAGGGGCACATTGAGTGACTGTTCAGAAGCTGAGCAGGAAAAGGAGGACGGGGCCAGCACAACTGCTAGGGCTCTGGTCAGTGTCCCTTGGGAATGGCTCGGCTGGTGGGGCACTGTCGGGAGGAAGAGGCCCTGGCTCTCCCAGGCTGgcttctctctcagcctcctgctcTCTGCAGTTCCTAACAGTGGGCTGGGCGCCATCCCAGTCAACCCCACGCCGCTTCGGGGAGAAGACACAGCTgggcacccccaccccaaccccggCCCTTGGGAGACTCACCCACTGGTCTGGAGTCACGTCCCGGCAGCTGACGACCACCCCGGCCAGCGTCAGAAGGCTGTGGCACAGGTAGCAGGCCTGGAGGGAGAGCACAGGGGGAGCTGCTTCTCTAACTCCGCCAGGGCAGCACGGCAGGCCAGGGCGGGGCTCACTCCACCCCTGGGCATTCAGCGACAGTTTCCAGGGAGGCATCTTCAAGGCGGCCTGGGTGAGCCAGGCTCTGGGCCCGCACTCACTCGAAGCTGTGACTCCCTAGCAGGCTCTCCCAGCCTGCCCTCTGATGAGGTGCCAACCTTCCCTCCTCTAGAAAACAGAGTCAGCCATCCAGAAACACACACTGTTCCCCAGCCTTGTGCCGGGACAACAGAGGACACCTTCTGAGAGGAGCCTATCCACTCTGACCTCCGCAGTCTCTGTTCCCCGGGGCCACCCTTACCCGTAGGTACTGAGGCCAGGGTGCCTCTGTGCAAACAGCAAAGGGAGCCCCCTCTGGGGGGATGTGGCGCATGGCTCCTGGACTCGGCCTACCCCTTGGCAGAATGCCACCTGCACCAACACGGGCGTAGCCTGCCTGGACAGTCTCCTTGCTGACCCGAGGAGGCAGGTGGAGAGACGGGAGCCGATGGTTCTGGCTGAGTGTCTGCACACCTCGCCTCCATCCTCATTCCTGCCAACTGCACTCTCAAGCAGTGGAAACAGGACGCAGGCCTGCTCCATCTGGCCCGAGAACAATTTGATCTTGAGGCACCCCCGGGCTCTCTTGGTGCCCATTCGCTTATGGGCTACGTGCTTGCCGTTTAGAGAAACCAAGTCATGGGGAGTGTCCCAGGGCGTGAGGCTCCAGGAGGGACACAGCCTGCTCTGGAGTCCCAGTCACTGCCCGCAAGCGCACCCTCCACTCAGAGGCCCTGCTGCCTTGTCCTCTCAGCTCTCTCTTCACGTCTAGGATCAGGAGGTGGCAAATGACCAGCCCTGCGGACAAGCAGGGGTGGGAGAGGTGGGCTCTAGAGATGCCGGGAGGTGACAATGGGCTGGAGCTCAGAACCAGCCCATGGCCCCTGTGCCCCGGCTTCCCCTGACCTTATCACCCTGCCCTCCCAGGGCGCCAGGCAGTGCCTCAGCAATGGCTACAGCTTCTTTGCACAGGCCCAGGAGTCTCCTCAGGGCAGAGGCCAGACCACTTCTCAGGGCATCAGATTTGGTGCCATCAACTGACTTCTTAAACCCCAAtaccggccaggcacggtggctcacgcctgtaatcccagcactttgggaggccaaggaggtagccgggcgaggtggcggcgcctgtagtcccagctgctctggaggctgaggcaggagaatggcgggaacccgggaggcggagcttgcagtgagccgagatcgcaccactgcactccagcctgggtgacagagcgagactccgtctcaaaagaaaaaaaaaaaaacaaataacacagTGTAAAATCCTGAGGTCAAAGGCCACCTGAGGCTCCCACCAGCAGCACCCACCCTGCCTGGGACCCAGCCTGTTCTTCAACACAACCGTGAAGGCCCACGGGCGGTCTGACTCCACAGGCTGACCAGGTGGCCCTGCCCACGGCACGCAGAGAAGACACggtgggggaaactgaggcatgccTCCAGGAGAGCTGCCGTGGGGTGGGGAAGACCCAACCTCTGTGAAGCCTAGCTCCCTCTACCTGCCGGGTCCCTGTAGCAGCCTGTGGATGTCCCAGTCGCCCGGCCCAGCTGGCCTGCTGGTGATGCACTGCTGGCTCCCTGAGCTCCCCTTCCCTCCAACCTGGCCTTGCCTTTGGGACTCTGTCCAGCCTTCGCAGTCCTGCAACAGCTCACTGCCCCTTGTCATAAAGCAAGTTTGGGCCTGTGTGCCGGACACTATACCTTGACTGAGACACGGCGACGTGAGACACTCAGGCATTAGAGGGACAAAGATACTTCAGGAGGGCAACCATTTGGTCAAGAAATAACGTATCTCTGCTTCTGCACTGACCAAAAGGAGAAAGGGCCCTTCCAGGGTTTTGGGGGTATAGGGAGTACAACTTAGAGGCTTCAGGAAGTGACTAAGCTAAAGTGAGCCTCAAAGGAACAGTAGGAGTTGAGGCAAAGATGGCCCTGTGCAGGCAGAGGGCTGATGACAGACCCTGAGGGCGGTTCCAGAACCAGGGGCCGGCACAGGTGCAAGGGAGTCAGGGTGACCTGGGGGCAGAGTTGTA
This DNA window, taken from Macaca thibetana thibetana isolate TM-01 chromosome 13, ASM2454274v1, whole genome shotgun sequence, encodes the following:
- the FAM178B gene encoding protein FAM178B isoform X4, which translates into the protein MRPSSLRQYLGSVPLPPSQEQQPKASAELDHKACYLCHSLLTLAGVVVSCRDVTPDQWGELQLLCMQLDRHISAQIRESPQATHHTMLKDLATQTYIRWQELLTHCQPQAQYFSPWKDI
- the FAM178B gene encoding protein FAM178B isoform X3 → MLGQQETLPLWQEKTQLSSLSRLLGLMRPSSLRQYLGSVPLPPSQEQQPKASAELDHKACYLCHSLLTLAGVVVSCRDVTPDQWGELQLLCMQLDRHISAQIRESPQATHHTMLKDLATQTYIRWQELLTHCQPQAQYFSPWKDI